A single Primulina eburnea isolate SZY01 chromosome 11, ASM2296580v1, whole genome shotgun sequence DNA region contains:
- the LOC140805990 gene encoding protein neprosin-like yields the protein MVITRQSTNEYKRNLVLPQETNKHTNTPPARYMASSQSIFFKFLAAFFVIASSLSSHVFSGAKLAGSHLRANQTFTPRNELHKLRRIRSYLKKINKQAVKTVESPYGDVIDCVLAHHQPAFDHPMLKGQKPLEPPDRPKSNASNIYSIPGIFQSWIDNGESCPEGSIPIRRTTEKDVLRTSSIQRFGKKIARGVRRDTMSRDHEHAVAFVNGEEYYGAKASLNVWAPRVTDEYEFSLSQLWLISGSFGRDLNTIEAGWQISPELYGDNYPRFFTYWTTDAYQETGCYNLLCSGFVQISNRIAIGAAISPRSSYSSRQFDIGIMIWKDPKHGHWWLEFGPGFLVGYWPSFMFSHLQGHASMIQFGGEIVNTRSMGSHTSTQMGSGHFADEGFRKASYFRNLQVVDWDNNLIPLSNLHLLADHPNCYNIKAGKNSVWGNYFYYGGPGRNSRCP from the exons ATGGTCATTACAAGACAATCTACAAATGAATACAAACGCAACCTAGTTCTGCCTCAAGAAACAAACAAGCACACGAATACACCACCTGCCAGATATATGGCTTCTTCTCAATCCATCTTTTTCAAATTTCTAGCAGCCTTCTTTGTTATCGCTTCTTCTCTAAGTAGTCATGTTTTCTCCGGCGCCAAACTCGCCGGTAGCCATTTACGGGCGAATCAAACGTTCACGCCTCGGAACGAGTTGCATAAGTTGAGGAGAATAAGGAGTTACCTTAAAAAGATCAACAAGCAAGCTGTCAAGACAGTTGAG AGTCCTTATGGTGATGTAATAGATTGTGTTTTAGCTCATCATCAACCAGCATTTGATCATCCTATGCTCAAAGGACAGAAGCCACTG GAGCCACCTGACAGACCAAAGAGCAATGCGTCCAATATCTACTCCATTCCAGGAATATTTCAATCTTGGATCGACAACGGTGAATCGTGCCCGGAAGGAAGCATTCCGATAAGAAGAACAACAGAGAAAGATGTTCTGAGGACTAGTTCGATTCAAAGATTCGGTAAAAAAATCGCAAGGGGCGTTCGAAGAGACACGATGAGTAGAGATCACGAG CATGCAGTAGCATTTGTGAATGGAGAGGAGTACTACGGAGCCAAGGCCAGCCTGAACGTGTGGGCGCCTCGCGTGACAGATGAATACGAATTCAGTCTCTCTCAATTATGGCTTATCTCTGGTTCCTTTGGTCGTGATCTCAACACCATTGAAGCCGGTTGGCAG ATCAGCCCGGAATTGTATGGAGACAACTATCCTAGGTTTTTCACGTATTGGACA ACGGATGCATATCAAGAAACAGGATGTTACAATTTACTATGTTCCGGATTTGTGCAAATTAGCAACAGAATTGCCATTGGAGCAGCAATCTCTCCAAGGTCATCTTACAGTTCTAGGCAATTCGATATTGGCATTATGATATGGAAG GATCCGAAACACGGACACTGGTGGCTCGAATTCGGACCCGGGTTCCTGGTGGGGTATTGGCCATCGTTCATGTTTAGTCACTTACAAGGGCACGCAAGCATGATTCAATTTGGAGGAGAAATAGTGAACACTAGATCAATGGGATCCCACACATCAACACAAATGGGAAGTGGGCATTTTGCAGACGAAGGATTCCGAAAAGCATCCTATTTCAGGAATTTGCAAGTTGTTGATTGGGATAATAACTTGATCCCTTTATCCA
- the LOC140805271 gene encoding uncharacterized protein isoform X1, protein MSHCLRLPHPLHLKLISIRSKKPTQHFMLCVRNCSVNPENARRLVAAVKVKLEKEYSSLPVGKNGRDDEEMILWFLKDRRFSVEDAVSKLTKAIKWRHEFGVSKLSEESLKRVVESGKAYVHDYLDVYDRPVLIVDVSKHFPGKQDVIEDQQLCVYMIEKALSKFPDGKQEILGIIDLREFRTQNVDINFIAFVFDAFYCYYPRRLGQVLFVDAPFIFKPVWQLIKPLLKSYASLVKFCSADDVRKEYFAADKVPPNFRD, encoded by the exons ATGTCGCACTGCCTGAGGCTCCCCCATCCACTCCATTTGAAGCTAATCTCTATCCGTTCGAAGAAACCAACTCAGCATTTCATGCTTTGTGTTCGAAATTGTTCTGTGAATCCGGAGAATGCTCGCAGG TTGGTGGCAGCAGTCAAAGTAAAGCTTGAGAAAGAATATAGTAGTCTTCCAGTGGGCAAAAATGGAAGAGATGATGAAGAGATGATTCTTTGGTTTCTGAAGGACCGACGGTTTTCTGTGGAAGACGCTGTCTCCAAATTGACCAAAGCCATT AAATGGCGGCATGAATTTGGTGTATCTAAATTGTCGGAAGAATCGTTGAAGAGAGTAGTGGAATCTGGAAAAGCTTACGTGCATGATTATCTTGACGTTTATGACAGACCAGTGCTAATAGTAGATGTCTCCAAACATTTTCCAGGG AAGCAGGACGTGATCGAAGATCAACAGCTCTGTGTATATATGATTGAGAAGGCACTAAGCAAATTTCCAGACGGAAAGCAGGAAATACTTGGCATTATTGATCTTCGAGAATTCAGGACACAAAATGTTGATATTAATTTCATAGCATTTGTG TTTGACGCATTCTACTGCTATTATCCGAGGCGATTAGGTCAAGTTCTTTTTGTGGATGCTCCGTTTATATTTAAACCAGTTTGGCAGCTGATTAAGCCTTTGTTAAAATCTTATGCATCTTTG GTGAAATTTTGCTCCGCGGATGACGTTAGAAAGGAGTATTTTGCAGCAGATAAGGTTCCACCAAACTTTAGGGATTGA
- the LOC140805271 gene encoding uncharacterized protein isoform X3: MSHCLRLPHPLHLKLISIRSKKPTQHFMLCVRNCSVNPENARRLVAAVKVKLEKEYSSLPVGKNGRDDEEMILWFLKDRRFSVEDAVSKLTKAIKWRHEFGVSKLSEESLKRVVESGKAYVHDYLDVYDRPVLIVDVSKHFPGFDAFYCYYPRRLGQVLFVDAPFIFKPVWQLIKPLLKSYASLVKFCSADDVRKEYFAADKVPPNFRD, encoded by the exons ATGTCGCACTGCCTGAGGCTCCCCCATCCACTCCATTTGAAGCTAATCTCTATCCGTTCGAAGAAACCAACTCAGCATTTCATGCTTTGTGTTCGAAATTGTTCTGTGAATCCGGAGAATGCTCGCAGG TTGGTGGCAGCAGTCAAAGTAAAGCTTGAGAAAGAATATAGTAGTCTTCCAGTGGGCAAAAATGGAAGAGATGATGAAGAGATGATTCTTTGGTTTCTGAAGGACCGACGGTTTTCTGTGGAAGACGCTGTCTCCAAATTGACCAAAGCCATT AAATGGCGGCATGAATTTGGTGTATCTAAATTGTCGGAAGAATCGTTGAAGAGAGTAGTGGAATCTGGAAAAGCTTACGTGCATGATTATCTTGACGTTTATGACAGACCAGTGCTAATAGTAGATGTCTCCAAACATTTTCCAGGG TTTGACGCATTCTACTGCTATTATCCGAGGCGATTAGGTCAAGTTCTTTTTGTGGATGCTCCGTTTATATTTAAACCAGTTTGGCAGCTGATTAAGCCTTTGTTAAAATCTTATGCATCTTTG GTGAAATTTTGCTCCGCGGATGACGTTAGAAAGGAGTATTTTGCAGCAGATAAGGTTCCACCAAACTTTAGGGATTGA
- the LOC140805271 gene encoding uncharacterized protein isoform X2: MSHCLRLPHPLHLKLISIRSKKPTQHFMLCVRNCSVNPENARRLVAAVKVKLEKEYSSLPVGKNGRDDEEMILWFLKDRRFSVEDAVSKLTKAIKQDVIEDQQLCVYMIEKALSKFPDGKQEILGIIDLREFRTQNVDINFIAFVFDAFYCYYPRRLGQVLFVDAPFIFKPVWQLIKPLLKSYASLVKFCSADDVRKEYFAADKVPPNFRD, translated from the exons ATGTCGCACTGCCTGAGGCTCCCCCATCCACTCCATTTGAAGCTAATCTCTATCCGTTCGAAGAAACCAACTCAGCATTTCATGCTTTGTGTTCGAAATTGTTCTGTGAATCCGGAGAATGCTCGCAGG TTGGTGGCAGCAGTCAAAGTAAAGCTTGAGAAAGAATATAGTAGTCTTCCAGTGGGCAAAAATGGAAGAGATGATGAAGAGATGATTCTTTGGTTTCTGAAGGACCGACGGTTTTCTGTGGAAGACGCTGTCTCCAAATTGACCAAAGCCATT AAGCAGGACGTGATCGAAGATCAACAGCTCTGTGTATATATGATTGAGAAGGCACTAAGCAAATTTCCAGACGGAAAGCAGGAAATACTTGGCATTATTGATCTTCGAGAATTCAGGACACAAAATGTTGATATTAATTTCATAGCATTTGTG TTTGACGCATTCTACTGCTATTATCCGAGGCGATTAGGTCAAGTTCTTTTTGTGGATGCTCCGTTTATATTTAAACCAGTTTGGCAGCTGATTAAGCCTTTGTTAAAATCTTATGCATCTTTG GTGAAATTTTGCTCCGCGGATGACGTTAGAAAGGAGTATTTTGCAGCAGATAAGGTTCCACCAAACTTTAGGGATTGA